One region of Vigna angularis cultivar LongXiaoDou No.4 chromosome 10, ASM1680809v1, whole genome shotgun sequence genomic DNA includes:
- the LOC108320801 gene encoding non-specific lipid transfer protein GPI-anchored 5 translates to MAHTTMDTGLVLVVIAMLCAGAAAQTSCTNVIVSLSPCLNYITGNSSTPSQGCCSQLSSVVRSQPQCLCQVLSGGGSSLGININQTQALALPRACQVQTPPTSQCNNGAASPPTGAVAESPNSVPSGGGSKTLPTTDDGSSAGNSIKLSIPLILILAATYVSTFTTY, encoded by the exons atggCTCACACAACAATGGATACGGGTTTGGTTTTGGTGGTGATTGCCATGCTGTGTGCAGGAGCTGCAGCTCAAACGAGTTGCACAAATGTGATAGTGAGCCTGTCACCGTGTCTCAATTATATCACTGGGAATTCTTCAACTCCATCCCAAGGATGCTGCTCACAGCTTTCCAGTGTGGTTCGCTCACAACCACAATGCCTTTGCCAGGTTCTTAGTGGTGGTGGATCATCATTGGGGATCAACATCAACCAAACTCAAGCTCTGGCCTTGCCACGTGCTTGCCAGGTGCAGACACCACCCACCAGTCAGTGTAACAATG GAGCTGCTTCACCACCAACAGGAGCAGTagctgaatctccaaattctgtTCCATCAG GAGGCGGATCCAAAACCCTACCCACAACTGATGACGGCTCTTCCGCCGGGAATTCCATCAAGTTATCAATTCCTCTGATACTTATTTTGGCAGCAACTTATGTCTCAACTTTCACAACATACTGA
- the LOC108320832 gene encoding protein CDC73 homolog isoform X1, translating to MDPLSALREFTMRGEVEKIVRVNGEFRFGEEYTFPCWVETAYRSTKGNRYTLETLVHYIKNHHLKHTEYIQNTFAVGIPSVTLPDRKPLLQYLQGTLTSTDSIEYRPEDPSFAPKSTLPSQTQAHPQPQEQPDKLDLISLITSAERPLKDRQSLLECKNRDFYSVLVSATKREEDRQRMESQQRKDGLVAKSRLMAADDRGLGFSDDMGGYDPTPKPKMLLKGTKIGEGVPIILVPSAFQTLITIYNVKEFLEDGVYIPTDVKVKQMKGARPDCVTVQKKLSRDRVVTAYEVRDKPSSLKPDDWDRVVAVFVLGKEWQFKDWPFKDHVEIFNKTVIGFYMRFEDDSLESAKNVKQWNVKIISISKNKRHQDRAAALDVWERLEEFVRARSRS from the exons ATGGATCCGCTGTCGGCTCTTCGGGAGTTTACGATGAGAGGGGAGGTGGAGAAGATAGTGCGTGTCAATGGTGAGTTCAGATTTGGGGAGGAGTACACCTTCCCCTGCTGGGTGGAGACAGCTTATCGTTCCACAAAGGGCAACCGGTACACTCTGGAAACCCTAGTCCACTACATCAAGAACCACCACCTCAAGCACACCGAGTACATCCAGAACACCTTCGCCGTTGGCATCCCCTCCGTTACCCTCCCCGACCGCAAACCCCTTCTCCAGTACCTCCAGGGCACCCTCACCTCCACTGATTCCATCGAGTACCGTCCTGAGGACCCCTCCTTCGCCCCCAAATCCACCCTCCCTTCGCAGACCCAGGCCCACCCCCAGCCCCAGGAACAGCCCGACAAATTAGACCTCATCTCTCTCATCACTTCCGCCGAGAGGCCCTTGAAGGACCGCCAATCCCTCCTCGAGTGCAAGAATCGCGATTTCTACAGCGTCCTCGTCTCCGCCACCAAGCGTGAGGAGGACCGCCAGAGGATGGAATCGCAGCAGAGGAAGGACGGCCTCGTCGCCAAGAGTCGCTTGATGGCCGCCGATGAcaggggtttagggttttccGACGACATGGGCGGGTACGATCCCACCCCAAAGCCCAAGATGCTCTTGAAGGGCACCAAAATTGGAGAAGGCGTACCCATTATCTTGGTCCCCAGTGCCTTTCAGACCCTTATCACTATCTACAATGTGAAGGAGTTCTTGGAGGACGGTGTTTATATACCCACTGATGTGAAGGTGAAGCAGATGAAAGGTGCCAGGCCCGATTGCGTCACTGTCCAGAAGAAGCTCAGTAGGGATAGGGTTGTAACCGCTTATGAAGTCAGGGATAAGCCTTCTTCTCTTAAACCCGACGACTGGGATCGGGTCGTTGCTGTTTTCGTGTTGGGCAAGGAGTGGCAGTTTAAGGACTGGCCTTTCAAGGACCATGTTGAAATTTTCAACAAAA CAGTTATTGGATTTTACATGCGATTTGAAGATGATAGTTTGGAGTCAGCAAAGAATGTCAAGCAGTGGAATGTCAAGATTATCTCG ATTAGTAAGAATAAACGACATCAAGATAGGGCGGCTGCATTGGACGTGTGGGAAAGACTAGAAGAATTTGTTCGCGCACGATCACGTTCTTGA
- the LOC108320832 gene encoding protein CDC73 homolog isoform X2, whose translation MDPLSALREFTMRGEVEKIVRVNGEFRFGEEYTFPCWVETAYRSTKGNRYTLETLVHYIKNHHLKHTEYIQNTFAVGIPSVTLPDRKPLLQYLQGTLTSTDSIEYRPEDPSFAPKSTLPSQTQAHPQPQEQPDKLDLISLITSAERPLKDRQSLLECKNRDFYSVLVSATKREEDRQRMESQQRKDGLVAKSRLMAADDRGLGFSDDMGGYDPTPKPKMLLKGTKIGEGVPIILVPSAFQTLITIYNVKEFLEDGVYIPTDVKVKQMKGARPDCVTVQKKLSRDRVVTAYEVRDKPSSLKPDDWDRVVAVFVLGKEWQFKDWPFKDHVEIFNKIIGFYMRFEDDSLESAKNVKQWNVKIISISKNKRHQDRAAALDVWERLEEFVRARSRS comes from the exons ATGGATCCGCTGTCGGCTCTTCGGGAGTTTACGATGAGAGGGGAGGTGGAGAAGATAGTGCGTGTCAATGGTGAGTTCAGATTTGGGGAGGAGTACACCTTCCCCTGCTGGGTGGAGACAGCTTATCGTTCCACAAAGGGCAACCGGTACACTCTGGAAACCCTAGTCCACTACATCAAGAACCACCACCTCAAGCACACCGAGTACATCCAGAACACCTTCGCCGTTGGCATCCCCTCCGTTACCCTCCCCGACCGCAAACCCCTTCTCCAGTACCTCCAGGGCACCCTCACCTCCACTGATTCCATCGAGTACCGTCCTGAGGACCCCTCCTTCGCCCCCAAATCCACCCTCCCTTCGCAGACCCAGGCCCACCCCCAGCCCCAGGAACAGCCCGACAAATTAGACCTCATCTCTCTCATCACTTCCGCCGAGAGGCCCTTGAAGGACCGCCAATCCCTCCTCGAGTGCAAGAATCGCGATTTCTACAGCGTCCTCGTCTCCGCCACCAAGCGTGAGGAGGACCGCCAGAGGATGGAATCGCAGCAGAGGAAGGACGGCCTCGTCGCCAAGAGTCGCTTGATGGCCGCCGATGAcaggggtttagggttttccGACGACATGGGCGGGTACGATCCCACCCCAAAGCCCAAGATGCTCTTGAAGGGCACCAAAATTGGAGAAGGCGTACCCATTATCTTGGTCCCCAGTGCCTTTCAGACCCTTATCACTATCTACAATGTGAAGGAGTTCTTGGAGGACGGTGTTTATATACCCACTGATGTGAAGGTGAAGCAGATGAAAGGTGCCAGGCCCGATTGCGTCACTGTCCAGAAGAAGCTCAGTAGGGATAGGGTTGTAACCGCTTATGAAGTCAGGGATAAGCCTTCTTCTCTTAAACCCGACGACTGGGATCGGGTCGTTGCTGTTTTCGTGTTGGGCAAGGAGTGGCAGTTTAAGGACTGGCCTTTCAAGGACCATGTTGAAATTTTCAACAAAA TTATTGGATTTTACATGCGATTTGAAGATGATAGTTTGGAGTCAGCAAAGAATGTCAAGCAGTGGAATGTCAAGATTATCTCG ATTAGTAAGAATAAACGACATCAAGATAGGGCGGCTGCATTGGACGTGTGGGAAAGACTAGAAGAATTTGTTCGCGCACGATCACGTTCTTGA
- the LOC108320860 gene encoding uncharacterized protein At2g34160, translated as MAVEITDGAPKNKNANANGVKDKGKKIIRIQVSKTKKPFFFYLNLAKKYIKQDNDVELCALGMAIPTVVIISEILKSNGWAIEKNIMTSTVISKGEKEGRGIPKAKLGILLGKATDMEHNTVENQSTVDTKA; from the exons ATGGCAGTAGAGATAACCGACGGTGCTCCAAAGAACAAGAACGCCAATGCTAACGGCGTCAAAGACAAAGGCAAGAAGATAATCCGAATTCAGGTTTCCAAAACTAAGAAACCTTTCTTCTTCTACCTCAATCTTGCCAAG AAGTACATAAAGCAGGACAATGATGTTGAGCTCTGTGCACTGGGCATGG CTATTCCAACTGTTGTGATCATCTCTGAGATTTTGAAAAGTAACGGGTGGGCAATTGAGAAAA ATATCATGACATCAACGGTTATTTCCAAGGGAGAGAAAGAAGGTCGGGGGATTCCGAAGGCTAAG CTTGGGATTTTGCTGGGAAAGGCTACAGATATGGAACATAACACTGTTGAGAATCAAAGCACTGTTGATACTAAGGCATAA